The proteins below are encoded in one region of Fusobacterium massiliense:
- a CDS encoding glycosyltransferase family 9 protein has product MIRKINRIFQDYMRDKRLKIGKAIWDRKEKSKIIEGNNFLELNNIKSILFLRYDGKIGDMIVNSLMFREIKKVYPNIKIGVVARGSAIDIIKDNPNVDKIYEYHKDRKKIKELALKIKKEEYDLLIDFSEMLRVNQMMLINLCKSRINIGIEKGNWNLFDISLNVRDFNQHISKLYIKILKFLGIENIDSSYDIFSSDYLLQKLGLENKNYCLFNPYAASKHRSFSSENIHKISKIILENDYEYLILIGNEEKIKELKKIDIDKENRVKVIETKGMLEVAELIKGANLVVSPDTSIVHLARAFDKKIICIYRKELGKEDKNSILWGPNSENARVIFVEKIVKDGEEIDINEINLDNLKKEMEKI; this is encoded by the coding sequence ATGATAAGAAAAATAAATAGAATTTTTCAAGATTATATGAGGGACAAAAGATTAAAAATAGGTAAAGCTATTTGGGATAGAAAAGAAAAATCTAAAATAATAGAAGGAAATAATTTTTTAGAGCTTAATAATATAAAATCTATACTTTTTTTAAGATATGATGGGAAAATTGGAGATATGATAGTAAATTCTTTAATGTTTCGTGAAATAAAAAAAGTGTATCCAAATATAAAAATTGGAGTTGTAGCTAGAGGTTCTGCAATAGATATAATAAAAGATAATCCTAATGTTGATAAGATTTATGAATATCATAAAGATAGAAAAAAAATTAAAGAGCTAGCTTTAAAAATAAAAAAAGAGGAGTACGATTTATTGATTGATTTTTCAGAAATGTTAAGAGTTAATCAAATGATGCTTATAAATTTGTGTAAATCTAGAATAAATATTGGAATAGAAAAAGGAAACTGGAATCTATTTGACATTTCATTAAATGTTAGAGATTTTAATCAACATATTTCTAAGTTATATATAAAAATATTAAAATTTTTAGGAATAGAAAATATAGATTCATCTTATGATATTTTTTCTAGTGATTATTTATTGCAAAAATTAGGCTTAGAAAATAAGAATTACTGTCTATTTAATCCTTATGCAGCTAGTAAACATAGGAGTTTTTCTAGTGAAAATATTCATAAAATATCTAAAATAATATTAGAAAATGATTATGAATATTTGATTTTAATTGGAAATGAAGAAAAAATAAAAGAATTAAAAAAAATAGATATTGATAAAGAAAATAGAGTAAAAGTAATTGAAACAAAAGGTATGTTGGAAGTAGCAGAACTTATAAAAGGAGCAAATTTAGTTGTAAGTCCAGATACTTCAATTGTTCATTTAGCAAGAGCTTTTGATAAAAAAATTATTTGTATTTATAGAAAAGAACTAGGAAAAGAAGATAAAAATTCTATACTTTGGGGGCCTAATTCAGAAAATGCAAGAGTTATATTTGTAGAAAAAATAGTTAAAGATGGTGAAGAAATAGATATAAATGAGATAAATTTAGATAATTTGAAGAAAGAGATGGAGAAAATATGA
- a CDS encoding glycosyltransferase: MKKIGFCIDSLEMGGAEKLLVDIVNTLYETNDYEIHILTKMKSNSYFYNLIKNKVKYNFLLEKKVKGLFSKTRESILKKINFKKFSDKVDIIIDFLDGDFFFYIKKIKNKEKIIWLHLSYETLKVRKHIDKKLSAYNKIIVIADDMQKELLETRKDLKNIYKIDNFVDYQEIDKKLNEDLKINFDFKQKYFLTVCRLNEEQKDVKTLIEAFSLYKGEEKLVIVGDGPDRKILEDLSVEKKLKDKVFFLGMLDNPFPFMKNAEAFILSSKVEGFGLVLVEALYCGAKIISSNCPTGPSQILLNGEAGELFEISNVKELLNKLEIIGDKEYKKDKIEETLTRYTRENFKKNFRKVIEC; encoded by the coding sequence ATGAAAAAAATAGGCTTTTGTATTGATTCATTAGAAATGGGAGGAGCAGAAAAATTACTTGTTGACATTGTTAATACACTCTATGAAACTAATGATTATGAAATTCATATTTTAACAAAAATGAAAAGTAATTCATATTTTTATAACTTGATAAAAAATAAAGTAAAATATAACTTTTTATTAGAAAAAAAAGTTAAAGGTTTATTTTCTAAAACAAGGGAATCTATTCTAAAAAAAATAAATTTTAAAAAGTTTTCTGACAAAGTAGATATAATTATAGATTTTTTAGATGGAGATTTTTTTTTCTATATAAAAAAAATAAAAAATAAAGAAAAAATTATTTGGTTGCATTTGAGTTATGAGACCTTGAAAGTGAGAAAACATATAGATAAAAAATTATCTGCTTATAATAAAATAATTGTAATAGCAGACGATATGCAAAAAGAATTATTAGAAACAAGAAAAGATTTAAAAAATATCTATAAAATCGATAATTTTGTAGATTATCAAGAGATAGATAAAAAATTAAATGAAGATTTAAAGATAAATTTTGATTTTAAACAAAAATATTTTTTAACAGTTTGCAGATTAAATGAAGAACAAAAGGATGTGAAAACTTTAATAGAAGCATTTTCTTTATATAAAGGAGAAGAAAAACTTGTAATAGTTGGAGATGGACCAGATAGAAAAATTTTAGAAGACTTATCTGTTGAAAAAAAATTAAAAGATAAAGTTTTTTTTCTAGGAATGCTTGATAATCCATTTCCTTTTATGAAAAATGCAGAAGCTTTTATTTTATCATCAAAAGTAGAGGGCTTTGGTTTAGTCTTAGTTGAAGCTTTATATTGTGGAGCAAAGATTATTTCATCTAATTGTCCAACAGGACCAAGCCAAATTTTATTAAATGGAGAGGCTGGAGAATTATTTGAGATTTCTAATGTTAAAGAATTATTAAATAAATTAGAGATTATTGGTGATAAAGAATATAAAAAAGATAAAATAGAAGAAACATTAACTAGATATACAAGAGAAAATTTCAAAAAGAATTTTAGGAAGGTAATAGAATGTTAA
- a CDS encoding glycosyltransferase family 4 protein, translated as MKKTFLHISEEFEYTWLGKDNGMIPIYMSEKLGYNSKILTVNLKNDLPDNERGVEFIKVKRKFSFLSNFAYWTKLVKRYNIFKYLIKNAKNIDVLMLFHVSRCSYWYAYFYKKLNPNGFVYVKADFNLAVYQKEWNIVNSKPESFREFFRKRRESAEYNKRKKLIPLTDLISYESLEAYEFMKDSYAGIDTKGKTIYLPNGYDNEIIDKIKVKTLEEKENIILTVGRLGTEPKNTELLLETLKEIDLKNWKVYLVGSIDKKIINYKENFFRENPQLIDKIIFTGEIKDREELYSYYNRAKVFVLPSKWESFGIVMVEAMAFGNYVITSNTCAAKDITSNNEIGKIVEIGSKKELQEEIRKVISGEIKLKEKYEKTLNYVLNFKYSYLIEKLVERIK; from the coding sequence ATGAAAAAAACATTTTTACATATATCAGAAGAATTTGAGTATACATGGCTTGGAAAAGACAATGGAATGATCCCTATTTATATGTCTGAAAAGTTAGGCTATAATAGTAAAATTTTAACTGTTAATCTAAAAAATGATTTACCTGATAATGAAAGAGGAGTAGAGTTTATAAAAGTAAAAAGGAAATTTTCTTTTCTTTCAAATTTTGCATACTGGACTAAGTTGGTAAAAAGATACAATATTTTTAAATATCTTATTAAAAATGCTAAAAATATAGATGTTTTAATGTTGTTTCATGTTTCAAGATGTAGCTATTGGTATGCTTATTTTTATAAAAAATTAAATCCTAATGGCTTTGTATACGTTAAAGCAGACTTTAATTTAGCAGTTTATCAAAAAGAATGGAATATAGTTAATTCTAAACCTGAATCTTTTAGAGAGTTTTTCAGAAAAAGAAGAGAAAGTGCAGAATATAATAAAAGAAAAAAATTAATCCCTTTGACTGATTTAATTAGTTATGAGAGCCTTGAGGCTTATGAATTTATGAAAGATAGTTACGCTGGGATCGATACAAAAGGTAAAACCATTTATTTGCCTAATGGTTATGATAATGAAATAATTGATAAAATAAAAGTAAAAACTTTAGAAGAAAAAGAGAATATTATATTAACAGTTGGAAGATTGGGGACAGAACCTAAAAATACAGAGTTACTATTAGAAACTTTAAAAGAGATCGATTTAAAAAATTGGAAGGTATATCTTGTAGGTTCAATTGATAAAAAAATTATAAATTATAAAGAAAACTTTTTTAGAGAAAATCCTCAACTGATTGATAAAATAATATTTACAGGGGAAATCAAAGATAGAGAAGAACTATATAGTTATTATAATAGGGCTAAAGTGTTTGTACTACCATCAAAATGGGAAAGTTTTGGAATTGTAATGGTTGAAGCAATGGCTTTTGGAAATTATGTAATTACATCTAACACTTGCGCAGCTAAAGATATTACAAGTAATAACGAAATAGGAAAAATTGTAGAAATTGGTTCTAAAAAAGAGTTACAAGAAGAAATAAGAAAAGTGATATCTGGTGAAATAAAATTAAAAGAAAAATATGAAAAAACTTTAAATTATGTTCTAAATTTTAAATATTCATATCTAATAGAAAAATTGGTTGAAAGGATAAAATAG
- a CDS encoding glycosyltransferase gives MKISVIVPIYNRLEHLRALFLCLLKQKKQPDELIITDDGSSQKVLDFIGDLIPKAQFKVKHIYQEDKGFRKTRALNNGVRNSIGDLLIFCDQDLIFGEEYIETIAKNIKNDIFLMGRAHHITEAEKSIILSDINKIATYNEIVQKIPSKYIETIKKILKEDRKRRLLKTFKLAKRGIRLVGMSYALMKDSYIKVNGYDENYIGWGQEDDDFGNRLTVAGINGKELVTKNIQLHLWHYSDPTKVHSSNEEYYYKRKEEIFSKKDFYCKNGYEDSKNRDDVTIKELN, from the coding sequence ATGAAAATATCAGTAATAGTTCCTATATATAATAGGCTAGAACATTTAAGAGCTTTGTTTTTATGCTTGTTAAAGCAAAAAAAACAACCTGATGAGCTTATAATAACAGATGATGGTTCATCACAAAAAGTCTTAGATTTTATAGGGGATTTAATTCCTAAAGCACAATTTAAAGTAAAACATATTTATCAAGAAGATAAAGGTTTTAGAAAAACAAGAGCTTTAAATAATGGAGTTAGAAATTCTATTGGAGATTTATTAATTTTTTGTGATCAAGATTTAATTTTTGGTGAGGAATATATTGAAACAATAGCTAAAAATATAAAAAATGATATATTTTTAATGGGAAGAGCACATCATATAACAGAAGCAGAAAAAAGTATTATTTTATCCGATATCAATAAGATAGCTACTTACAATGAAATCGTTCAAAAAATTCCAAGTAAGTATATAGAAACCATTAAAAAAATATTAAAAGAAGACAGGAAAAGAAGATTATTAAAAACTTTTAAATTAGCGAAAAGAGGAATAAGACTTGTTGGGATGTCTTATGCATTGATGAAAGATAGCTATATAAAAGTAAATGGTTATGATGAAAACTATATTGGTTGGGGGCAAGAAGATGATGATTTTGGAAATAGATTAACTGTTGCTGGAATAAACGGAAAAGAATTAGTGACTAAAAATATTCAGTTACATCTTTGGCATTACTCAGATCCAACAAAAGTACATTCTTCTAATGAGGAATATTATTACAAGAGAAAAGAAGAAATTTTTTCAAAAAAAGATTTCTATTGTAAAAATGGATATGAAGATAGTAAAAATAGAGATGATGTTACAATAAAAGAATTAAATTAA
- a CDS encoding NUDIX hydrolase, whose protein sequence is MITTLCYLEKNNKYLMLHRTKKENDINKNKWLGVGGKLEKNETPEQCLLREVKEETGLDLIDYNHRGIVIFNYNQDEPLYMYLYTSKNFIGEIQECSEGDLKWIEKSQIFNLNLWEGDKIFLDLLNKDRSFFYLTLDYENDNLISSKLEFKENDFINFEVFIPENYVKDIVKALSRYDLLKEGNYSDVYALIDVEGHWTTLDGAKPFNGEVGKESVEKEKLMKFRVKKDFTDLAYYIIKKNHPYEVPVINMF, encoded by the coding sequence ATGATTACAACTTTATGTTATTTAGAAAAAAATAATAAATATCTTATGTTACATAGAACAAAAAAAGAAAATGATATAAACAAAAACAAATGGCTAGGAGTAGGAGGAAAATTAGAAAAAAATGAAACTCCTGAACAATGTTTACTTAGAGAAGTAAAAGAAGAAACAGGTTTAGACTTGATAGATTATAATCATAGGGGTATAGTAATTTTTAACTATAATCAAGATGAGCCTTTATATATGTATCTTTACACTTCCAAAAATTTCATTGGAGAAATCCAAGAATGTTCTGAGGGAGATTTAAAGTGGATAGAGAAATCTCAAATATTTAATCTTAATCTTTGGGAAGGAGATAAAATATTCTTGGATTTATTAAATAAAGATAGATCATTTTTTTATTTAACTCTTGATTATGAAAATGATAACCTAATTTCATCTAAACTGGAATTTAAAGAAAATGATTTTATTAACTTTGAAGTTTTTATCCCAGAAAATTATGTAAAAGACATTGTCAAAGCTTTATCAAGATATGATTTATTGAAAGAAGGAAATTACTCTGATGTCTATGCTCTTATTGATGTTGAAGGACACTGGACTACTCTTGATGGTGCTAAACCATTTAATGGGGAAGTAGGAAAAGAAAGTGTTGAAAAAGAAAAACTAATGAAATTCAGAGTAAAAAAAGATTTTACTGACTTAGCATACTATATTATAAAGAAAAATCACCCTTATGAAGTACCTGTAATTAATATGTTTTAG
- a CDS encoding DUF1353 domain-containing protein produces the protein MEITSLLLKDLKNGKFQLFSEYIYKTNDYFIRVPSGFITNYANIPRLLRIFILPYGKHSSASVVHDWLYSCECNIIISRLEADRIFLEIMEECGVFLIIRITMFYAVRLFGEKRFKMM, from the coding sequence ATGGAAATTACAAGTTTACTTCTTAAAGATTTAAAAAATGGTAAATTTCAACTTTTTTCTGAGTATATTTACAAGACTAACGATTATTTTATAAGAGTTCCCAGTGGTTTCATAACTAATTATGCCAATATCCCTAGATTATTAAGAATTTTTATTCTTCCTTATGGGAAACATAGCTCTGCTTCCGTTGTACACGACTGGCTTTATTCTTGCGAATGCAACATAATTATAAGTCGTTTAGAAGCTGATAGAATATTTCTTGAAATTATGGAAGAATGTGGTGTTTTTTTAATTATAAGAATTACAATGTTCTATGCTGTTAGACTATTTGGAGAAAAAAGGTTTAAAATGATGTAA
- a CDS encoding VirK/YbjX family protein, with the protein MKKELQFYLSVMKNGSNKGEINTLKKKIKYVFRNLVYYKYTKKLANFIMNDKFLNENIYKYPVLCSKIHRPYITNSIKQQEKVNIITSSYNFINNFFKEDFLNELYKNGSCKICEIEGKNEEKLFFYFKIYTDFEKEGEFNIICNNREGVQISKLTFSFNENKLIIGGLQGMQKDGNTEEIKKITKNFYGEFPKKMTIEVLYSLFPELEKIAVGNDGHIYSSLRYKYKSSRKISADYDEFWESLGSKKVDSIFWLLPKELVRKKIEDIPSKKRSQYTNRYKVLDTLEENIKIFLANTR; encoded by the coding sequence TTGAAAAAAGAATTACAATTTTATCTCTCAGTTATGAAAAATGGAAGTAATAAAGGAGAGATAAATACTTTAAAAAAGAAAATAAAATATGTTTTTAGAAATTTAGTATATTACAAATATACTAAAAAATTAGCTAACTTTATTATGAATGATAAATTTTTAAATGAAAACATATATAAATATCCTGTTCTTTGTTCAAAAATACATAGGCCATACATTACAAATTCAATAAAACAACAGGAAAAAGTAAATATTATTACATCTTCCTATAATTTTATAAATAATTTTTTTAAAGAAGATTTTTTAAATGAGTTGTACAAAAATGGAAGTTGTAAAATTTGTGAGATAGAGGGAAAAAACGAAGAAAAATTATTTTTTTATTTTAAAATATACACAGATTTTGAAAAAGAAGGAGAATTTAATATAATTTGCAACAATAGAGAGGGAGTTCAAATATCTAAATTAACTTTTTCATTTAATGAAAATAAATTGATTATTGGTGGGCTTCAGGGAATGCAAAAAGATGGAAATACAGAGGAAATAAAAAAAATAACTAAAAATTTTTATGGTGAATTTCCTAAGAAGATGACAATAGAAGTTCTATACTCTCTTTTTCCAGAACTTGAAAAAATTGCTGTAGGAAATGATGGACATATCTATTCATCATTAAGATATAAATATAAAAGTAGTAGGAAAATTAGTGCAGATTATGATGAATTTTGGGAAAGTTTAGGTTCGAAGAAAGTGGATAGTATTTTTTGGCTATTACCAAAAGAGCTAGTTAGAAAAAAAATAGAAGATATTCCTAGCAAGAAAAGATCACAATATACTAATAGATATAAAGTTTTAGATACTTTAGAAGAAAATATTAAAATTTTTTTAGCAAATACTAGATAG
- a CDS encoding lipopolysaccharide core heptose(II) kinase RfaY, which yields MLLEEKYKEYSLFAYDKIFIEIGKNIIDKKYKELNILKNTKRNYVSEIQIDNTSYIFKEPRNEYIIPQRKIFTLFKKGEALTTLINVYKAIINDNLLEYAKPLLAIVKRKNGMICYSALIQEKININDSRELNKMVEATKKIHSKGYYHGDCNPSNFMTSKNEVKILDTQAKKMSFGNYRAHYDMLTMKMDSYQEMEYPYKKNIFYYFAIFMKKIKKLKFIGKIKEKKKKLREKGWKI from the coding sequence ATGCTATTAGAAGAGAAATATAAGGAATATTCACTATTTGCTTATGATAAAATTTTTATAGAAATTGGTAAAAATATTATAGATAAAAAATATAAAGAACTTAATATTTTAAAGAATACTAAAAGAAATTATGTTTCTGAAATTCAGATAGATAATACTAGCTATATATTTAAAGAGCCTAGAAACGAATATATAATTCCTCAAAGAAAAATATTTACACTATTTAAAAAGGGAGAAGCTTTAACAACTTTGATAAATGTCTATAAAGCAATTATCAATGATAACTTGCTCGAGTATGCAAAACCACTTTTAGCAATAGTAAAAAGAAAAAATGGAATGATTTGTTATTCTGCTTTGATTCAAGAAAAAATTAATATTAATGATAGTAGAGAGCTTAATAAAATGGTTGAAGCTACAAAAAAAATTCATAGCAAAGGTTATTATCATGGGGACTGTAATCCCAGCAACTTTATGACTTCAAAGAATGAAGTAAAAATTTTAGATACTCAAGCAAAAAAAATGAGTTTTGGAAATTATAGAGCTCATTATGATATGCTAACGATGAAAATGGATTCATATCAAGAAATGGAGTATCCATATAAAAAGAATATATTTTATTATTTTGCTATTTTTATGAAAAAAATAAAGAAACTTAAATTTATTGGAAAAATAAAAGAAAAAAAGAAAAAATTAAGAGAAAAAGGTTGGAAAATATAA
- a CDS encoding O-antigen ligase family protein, which produces MLKEKNSFYEQLVAFLMLVYLLLLSRRGGDSKDVVALLIMGIVIIYSYKNGIKKYLEYKKELIIGIAYLSLVGISYYITPDKNSDKFYTFTHMTIFSVAFFLVLLNYRIQEKYIKYILPIFLLLSIQPLVKGILDMYNHLNEIGSYRISGDSYTTKYAAELGIYFILGIFCIILYKPIYIKLLGIIYSLIPLILIFGTQSRNTFLALPIVIIFSLILINWKRGIIISIILVLFLSLSFKYAHNIKNIDRISSSISTIDKIRTDARYIIFKDGIAEAKNYPILGKGFYYYKNGKLQSANENLDHYHNNFIETAVTQGILTLIVYLLFLVTLFIRMLKNYFKENDRLKKYIKLFGIAVFIFSNLYGLFEPIFYFEKIYQLIFTIIAFTFIIDDLKKEN; this is translated from the coding sequence ATGTTAAAAGAAAAAAATAGCTTTTATGAGCAATTGGTTGCTTTTTTAATGTTAGTTTATTTACTCCTTTTATCTCGTAGAGGTGGAGATAGTAAAGATGTGGTTGCTTTATTGATAATGGGAATAGTTATTATTTATTCGTATAAAAATGGGATAAAAAAATATTTAGAATATAAAAAAGAACTTATTATAGGTATAGCTTATTTGAGTTTGGTTGGAATTTCATATTATATAACTCCAGATAAAAATTCAGATAAGTTTTATACTTTTACACATATGACTATTTTTAGTGTAGCTTTCTTTTTGGTACTCTTGAATTATAGGATACAAGAAAAATATATAAAATATATTCTTCCTATATTTTTATTGCTTTCTATTCAACCTTTAGTAAAGGGTATTTTAGATATGTATAATCATTTAAATGAAATAGGTTCTTATAGAATATCAGGAGACTCATATACAACAAAATATGCAGCAGAGCTGGGAATATATTTTATTTTAGGAATCTTTTGTATTATTTTATATAAGCCAATATACATAAAGCTACTTGGGATTATTTATAGCCTTATTCCACTTATTCTTATATTTGGAACTCAATCAAGAAATACGTTTTTAGCATTACCAATAGTAATAATATTTTCTTTAATATTAATAAATTGGAAAAGAGGAATTATTATATCAATTATACTTGTTTTATTTTTATCGCTTTCATTTAAATATGCTCATAATATAAAAAATATTGATAGAATAAGTAGTTCAATAAGTACAATCGATAAAATTAGGACAGATGCTAGATATATAATTTTTAAAGATGGAATAGCTGAAGCTAAAAACTATCCTATTTTAGGAAAAGGATTTTATTATTATAAAAATGGGAAGTTACAATCAGCTAATGAAAATCTAGATCACTATCATAATAATTTTATAGAAACAGCAGTAACACAAGGAATATTAACTTTAATAGTTTATTTGTTATTTCTGGTAACTCTATTTATAAGAATGCTAAAAAATTATTTTAAAGAAAATGATAGATTGAAGAAGTATATAAAATTATTTGGTATAGCTGTATTTATTTTTTCAAATTTATATGGATTATTTGAACCAATATTCTATTTTGAAAAAATATATCAATTAATTTTTACAATAATTGCTTTTACTTTTATAATAGATGATTTAAAAAAAGAAAATTAA
- a CDS encoding acyltransferase — protein sequence MLKFCLHLLLGFNLIKNKYKKIKNKIKILAKLNKTKMIILGDNNIFSANKDSFFKKTSFFIKNNNNILFFKKKSILKNCQIIVEGFNNVLYIDKSTLLRDSYIKIEGNNNKIFIGSNCSLKNLTIDMKNVNSVIKIGDKISIEEARITSFEPYKIEIGKDCMFSSDIIIMNTDVYKIYDVDTKFKTNEGKEISIGNHVWLGMRTIVLKGVNIGDDSIVAAGSIVTRDVKSNTIVSGIPAKQVKINKNWSRDL from the coding sequence ATGCTTAAATTTTGTTTACATTTATTATTAGGCTTTAATCTAATAAAAAATAAGTATAAAAAAATAAAAAATAAAATAAAAATCTTAGCTAAACTTAATAAAACTAAAATGATAATTTTAGGTGACAACAATATCTTTAGTGCTAATAAAGATAGTTTTTTTAAAAAAACTTCATTTTTTATAAAGAATAACAATAATATACTTTTTTTTAAAAAGAAATCTATACTTAAAAATTGTCAAATAATAGTTGAGGGCTTTAATAATGTCCTTTACATAGATAAAAGCACATTACTTAGAGATAGTTATATAAAAATAGAAGGAAATAATAATAAAATATTTATAGGAAGTAACTGTTCTTTAAAAAATTTAACAATTGATATGAAAAATGTAAATTCAGTAATTAAAATAGGTGATAAAATTTCAATAGAAGAAGCAAGAATCACATCTTTTGAACCATATAAAATAGAGATAGGTAAAGATTGTATGTTTTCTTCTGATATTATAATAATGAATACTGATGTATATAAAATTTATGATGTAGATACAAAGTTTAAAACAAATGAAGGAAAAGAGATATCTATTGGAAATCATGTATGGTTAGGTATGAGGACGATTGTTTTAAAGGGAGTAAATATAGGAGATGATTCTATTGTTGCAGCTGGAAGTATAGTTACCAGAGATGTTAAATCAAATACAATTGTATCTGGAATTCCAGCAAAGCAAGTAAAAATAAATAAAAATTGGTCAAGAGATTTATAA
- a CDS encoding GT-D fold domain-containing glycosyltransferase, which produces MGLKILKNFKKNIYWRINKYSLSHSEELRYIIKSRIETMDKLLGGYSISRYGDGELSLIYKKKKNGINYQEDNLEMRKRLAEILLSNLKNHIVGIPGPLIKVDDLIRGEAYFWSKYYYTNKKNLNKHLSKTKIYYDQMISRFYLPYTDKSDCELIVEKLKQLFQDREVLIVEGENTRFGLGNELLSLAKKVNRILCPPKNAYRIYSKILERIKKEDRKQLILIALGPTATILAYDLAKEGYQAVDIGHMDIEYEWYLRKADRKIDIENKAVNEVSGVVDKEIKNEELKKMYESQIIDKISLD; this is translated from the coding sequence ATGGGATTAAAAATTTTAAAAAACTTTAAAAAGAATATTTATTGGAGAATAAACAAGTATTCACTTTCACATTCAGAAGAATTAAGATATATTATAAAATCAAGAATAGAAACTATGGATAAATTATTGGGAGGCTATTCAATTAGTAGATATGGTGATGGAGAACTTTCATTAATCTACAAAAAGAAAAAGAATGGAATAAATTATCAGGAAGATAATCTTGAAATGCGTAAAAGATTAGCAGAAATATTGTTATCAAATTTAAAAAATCATATAGTTGGGATACCAGGACCTTTAATTAAAGTTGATGATTTAATTAGAGGTGAAGCATATTTTTGGAGTAAATACTACTATACCAATAAGAAAAATTTGAATAAACATTTGTCAAAAACAAAGATCTACTATGATCAAATGATAAGTAGATTTTATTTGCCTTATACCGATAAAAGTGATTGTGAACTTATTGTTGAAAAATTAAAACAATTATTTCAGGATAGAGAAGTTTTAATTGTTGAAGGTGAAAATACAAGATTTGGTTTAGGAAATGAGTTATTATCTTTAGCAAAAAAAGTAAATAGAATATTATGTCCACCTAAAAATGCTTATAGAATATATAGTAAAATTTTAGAAAGAATAAAAAAAGAAGATAGGAAACAATTGATATTAATAGCATTAGGACCAACTGCAACAATACTGGCTTACGATTTAGCAAAAGAAGGATACCAAGCTGTAGATATAGGTCATATGGATATTGAATATGAGTGGTATCTAAGAAAAGCAGATAGAAAAATCGATATAGAAAATAAAGCAGTTAACGAAGTTAGTGGAGTTGTAGATAAAGAGATAAAAAATGAAGAATTAAAGAAGATGTATGAATCTCAGATTATCGATAAAATTAGTCTTGATTAA
- a CDS encoding acyltransferase encodes MYSIHFKYFTGLNFIKTKYKKIKNKLEIFGKLRKNKIKISGNNNIIYVGKNSILRDCNIFIKGNNNILYIGDDCVVNKTSIILDNEGAEIRIGNQTSIAKAQIVSLEPYKIEIGDDCMLSYDIEIRNTDSHKIYDKNTNQRINEGNSVNIGNHVWLGMRVIILKGVTIEDNSIVAGGSIVTKDVKSNTIVSGSPAKQIKENIYWTREEVMQYKIEEDASLNA; translated from the coding sequence ATGTATAGTATTCATTTTAAATATTTTACAGGACTTAATTTTATAAAAACCAAGTATAAAAAAATAAAAAATAAATTAGAAATATTTGGGAAATTAAGGAAAAATAAGATAAAAATTTCTGGGAATAATAACATTATATATGTTGGTAAGAATTCTATACTTAGAGATTGTAATATTTTTATAAAAGGAAATAATAATATTCTTTATATAGGAGATGATTGTGTAGTTAATAAAACATCAATCATTTTAGATAATGAAGGAGCAGAAATTAGAATTGGAAATCAAACTTCAATTGCAAAAGCACAAATTGTTTCTCTAGAACCATATAAAATTGAAATAGGAGATGATTGTATGTTATCTTATGATATTGAGATAAGAAATACTGATTCTCATAAAATATATGATAAAAATACAAATCAAAGGATTAATGAGGGAAATAGTGTTAATATTGGAAATCATGTATGGTTAGGTATGAGAGTTATTATTTTAAAAGGTGTAACTATAGAAGATAATTCAATTGTTGCTGGGGGAAGTATAGTAACTAAAGATGTCAAGTCTAACACTATTGTATCTGGAAGTCCAGCAAAACAGATAAAAGAAAATATATACTGGACTAGAGAAGAAGTGATGCAATATAAAATTGAGGAGGATGCATCTTTAAATGCTTAA